One stretch of Rhodoferax lithotrophicus DNA includes these proteins:
- a CDS encoding YfjI family protein: MAVIQGNQTLQARAPIPQPPHHQVLYTSGGVAVSSLPSPYPEDSLPPLLYKTVINLAHWVQATPQMIAPTAIAAAALACQRGYLVEGKPGRTTQLGLAVINLMEISDGKDTIFKILLKPISDHEEKTEANSVKDLAKWKAYMSAFKAKEKGLNRDISKLTMRGEDTSAKERELDALFTSGQEKPKEIRQILNDASIKGIYQFLRDFGNSCGVFKSEGAAFFKSNLAKFAAHLADLWSSGDVRFVDKNGKSYTIRHPRFSIVLMVQPSVLFDFLRNYGSYWQDTGLMGRILFNYPVSTRGYRNMDTQPEKMQEYNARILEILNSAPCAGTVENVTLKFEESARRELTNFATRIESHLRPGGLYSDVSDAASKTAENAARMAAVFHVFEGHEGDISLDMTQRAITICDWHLFEFKRLFGEYLHFAELEQDALDIEKCIRQFHNESGCSTPCPKNRVAKFATKAVRDNYDRREAAFQYLLQHGRIQYVNLPRDKTTYVIIPGLQYLEPISGVILQQAQQAYGALPSSLRVTAPPGTYPNF, encoded by the coding sequence ATGGCCGTCATTCAGGGCAATCAGACACTTCAGGCACGTGCGCCAATCCCCCAACCACCTCACCACCAAGTCCTGTACACATCTGGGGGCGTTGCTGTTTCAAGCCTACCCAGTCCCTACCCAGAAGATTCGCTTCCGCCATTGCTATACAAAACGGTTATCAACTTGGCGCACTGGGTGCAGGCAACGCCTCAGATGATTGCTCCGACTGCCATCGCCGCTGCGGCACTGGCATGCCAGCGCGGCTACCTAGTTGAAGGAAAACCTGGGCGAACAACGCAGCTTGGCCTGGCCGTGATAAACCTGATGGAGATCAGCGATGGGAAAGACACAATTTTTAAAATCCTCCTTAAACCCATTAGCGATCACGAGGAAAAAACAGAAGCTAACTCGGTCAAAGATTTGGCAAAGTGGAAAGCATACATGTCAGCTTTTAAAGCCAAGGAGAAAGGCTTGAATCGAGACATATCCAAGTTGACAATGCGTGGAGAAGACACTTCAGCCAAAGAGCGTGAATTAGATGCACTGTTCACTTCAGGACAAGAAAAACCGAAAGAAATCAGGCAGATTTTGAACGATGCGTCGATCAAGGGCATTTACCAATTCTTACGCGACTTCGGCAACTCCTGTGGAGTCTTTAAGAGCGAAGGTGCTGCATTTTTTAAATCAAATTTAGCCAAATTCGCCGCACATTTAGCTGATTTGTGGAGCAGCGGCGATGTCAGGTTCGTTGATAAGAATGGCAAAAGCTACACCATTAGGCATCCTCGGTTTTCGATCGTACTCATGGTTCAACCTAGCGTGTTGTTCGACTTCCTTAGAAACTATGGTAGTTACTGGCAGGATACGGGTCTGATGGGACGCATCCTATTTAACTACCCGGTCTCAACAAGAGGGTATCGAAATATGGATACCCAACCCGAGAAAATGCAAGAGTACAACGCGCGCATTTTGGAAATCCTCAACTCTGCCCCATGTGCAGGTACTGTCGAGAACGTGACACTCAAGTTCGAGGAATCGGCACGTCGAGAACTGACAAACTTTGCCACCAGAATTGAATCTCACCTTCGTCCCGGCGGTTTGTATTCAGATGTCAGCGATGCCGCCTCAAAGACAGCAGAAAATGCCGCACGGATGGCTGCGGTCTTTCATGTGTTTGAGGGCCACGAGGGCGACATCTCGCTGGACATGACGCAACGAGCAATAACCATCTGCGACTGGCATCTTTTTGAATTCAAGCGACTTTTTGGAGAGTATTTGCATTTCGCAGAGCTCGAACAAGATGCTCTGGACATCGAAAAATGTATACGGCAATTTCACAATGAGTCAGGTTGTTCAACCCCATGCCCTAAAAATAGAGTCGCGAAGTTCGCCACGAAAGCTGTTCGCGACAACTATGATCGACGAGAAGCGGCGTTCCAATACCTTCTTCAGCATGGGCGGATTCAATACGTGAATCTACCTCGTGACAAAACAACGTATGTCATCATTCCAGGATTACAGTATCTAGAACCAATTTCAGGCGTGATTTTGCAGCAAGCGCAGCAGGCATATGGAGCGCTGCCCAGTTCACTTCGCGTAACTGCGCCACCGGGAACATATCCCAACTTTTGA
- a CDS encoding DUF445 domain-containing protein, protein MQRISFGLLLVMAVMYAIAVSYRHIHPAIGYLAAFSEAAMVGAVADWFAVVALFRHPLSIPIWHTAIIPNSKEDIGRNLGEFVETHFITEEAITRRIRSANPADLLSTWLLAPKTATNLGHAAAHALNKVLDSLDDAKIKRQLGEVVGRQLSQLNMPEMAANVVDLFVAEKKHEEMLDGILEWAVGYLADTANQPKISEFLIHAIGAENIIFKTAITKVSPSLIKALWQSAKDIRTNPHHALRNKYGVMIQEFVQQLKADPDWQNTITQYQQDTLNSEQVKNLLNGIWDLLKDRLNMALDRHDPVMGGQLTPLIRQIGHTLATDAQLSAWLNEAIESGSASMIHQYRGEVGCFIEDQLKQWTKDEMSNRIELAIGSDLQFIRINGTVVGGLVGLVIYAITQLTGKV, encoded by the coding sequence ATGCAACGCATCTCATTCGGGCTGTTACTGGTCATGGCTGTCATGTATGCCATAGCTGTGAGTTACCGCCATATTCACCCAGCTATTGGCTACCTTGCTGCATTTTCTGAAGCAGCAATGGTAGGCGCGGTAGCTGACTGGTTTGCTGTCGTGGCTTTGTTTCGACACCCCTTGAGCATTCCAATCTGGCACACCGCCATTATTCCCAACAGCAAAGAAGACATCGGGCGCAATCTCGGCGAATTTGTTGAAACCCACTTCATCACAGAAGAGGCTATAACCAGACGCATTCGATCAGCCAACCCGGCAGATTTGCTCAGCACTTGGCTACTGGCTCCCAAAACAGCCACCAATCTTGGTCATGCAGCAGCACATGCCCTTAACAAGGTATTGGACTCGCTGGACGATGCCAAGATAAAGCGGCAATTGGGTGAAGTTGTTGGCCGACAACTGAGCCAGTTGAACATGCCAGAAATGGCCGCGAACGTGGTCGACTTGTTCGTTGCAGAAAAAAAACATGAGGAAATGCTGGATGGGATTTTGGAGTGGGCAGTAGGCTATTTGGCAGATACCGCCAATCAGCCGAAGATTTCAGAATTTTTGATCCATGCCATTGGTGCGGAAAACATCATCTTCAAAACCGCCATCACAAAAGTATCACCGAGTTTGATCAAGGCGCTCTGGCAATCAGCCAAGGACATACGTACCAACCCGCATCATGCACTTCGCAATAAATACGGTGTGATGATTCAGGAGTTTGTCCAGCAACTCAAAGCTGATCCAGATTGGCAAAACACGATTACCCAGTACCAGCAAGACACGCTCAACAGTGAACAGGTGAAAAACCTGTTGAATGGCATTTGGGATCTCCTCAAAGATCGCCTGAATATGGCACTGGATCGACATGATCCGGTCATGGGTGGCCAACTGACACCACTGATACGTCAAATTGGCCATACCTTGGCCACAGATGCGCAATTGAGTGCCTGGCTAAATGAAGCGATTGAGTCTGGCAGTGCATCCATGATTCACCAGTACCGGGGTGAAGTCGGATGTTTCATTGAAGATCAACTCAAGCAATGGACAAAAGACGAAATGAGCAACCGGATCGAATTGGCAATTGGCTCAGACCTGCAGTTCATCCGCATCAATGGCACCGTGGTCGGTGGATTGGTCGGATTGGTGATATATGCCATCACACAACTGACAGGAAAGGTCTGA
- a CDS encoding helix-turn-helix transcriptional regulator has translation MRTTTSSTDRDSLGYRLAHILGMLNQGEKLDPQSLAEEFNVNLRTIQRDLNERFSFLPIEKTDGRYYLQPTFLGKLSLRDVDQFANLAGVRGLFPTLSNEFLRDLFDSRIQSAWLVKGHPYEDLAGKEQLFQQLEQAILQHRKITYSYQKDEGSKTYTYVEPYKLVNHDGIWYLAGKDGEKLKAFTLVKIDRLQVSPDTFSVDPAVNQTLAQEDDIWLNEKKLEVVLKISGPAANYFKRRKLLANQVIEKELEDGGMLVSSKVAHVNQILPTVRHWIPHIRIISPEELQATLEKELRVYLEPRQ, from the coding sequence ATGCGCACAACGACCTCCAGCACTGACCGAGATTCACTGGGTTACCGCCTTGCCCACATTCTGGGCATGCTCAATCAAGGTGAAAAACTTGATCCACAGTCGCTGGCTGAAGAATTCAATGTGAACTTGCGCACGATACAGCGTGACCTTAACGAACGGTTTTCTTTCTTGCCGATAGAAAAGACCGATGGCCGCTATTACCTTCAGCCAACCTTTCTGGGTAAGCTGAGTTTGCGCGATGTTGACCAATTTGCCAATTTGGCCGGTGTACGTGGATTGTTCCCAACGCTTTCCAATGAATTCCTGCGCGACTTGTTTGACAGTCGCATCCAAAGCGCCTGGCTGGTCAAGGGGCACCCCTACGAAGACCTGGCGGGTAAAGAGCAGTTGTTCCAACAATTGGAACAGGCCATCCTCCAGCACCGAAAAATCACTTACAGCTACCAAAAGGATGAAGGCTCCAAAACCTACACCTATGTGGAACCTTACAAGCTGGTCAACCATGATGGTATTTGGTACCTGGCTGGCAAAGACGGTGAAAAGCTCAAGGCCTTCACCCTGGTCAAGATTGACCGCTTGCAGGTGTCACCTGACACCTTCTCGGTTGACCCTGCAGTGAATCAAACCCTGGCCCAGGAAGATGATATTTGGCTCAACGAGAAAAAGTTGGAAGTGGTTTTGAAGATCTCCGGACCGGCGGCCAACTACTTCAAACGGCGCAAATTGCTGGCCAATCAGGTAATTGAAAAAGAGCTGGAAGACGGCGGCATGCTGGTGTCATCCAAAGTGGCGCATGTGAATCAGATATTGCCGACGGTTCGCCACTGGATTCCACATATTCGCATCATTAGCCCAGAAGAATTGCAAGCCACACTGGAAAAGGAACTGCGGGTGTATTTGGAGCCTCGGCAGTGA
- a CDS encoding ATP-binding protein, with the protein MSTEPETTETNSPYELRVARITLETEVVLAPETRRMFDEAIGAMRHHKTIYTDWGFGAVDPMGRNMILNFYGLPGTGKTLAAEALAGTLKRPYIHIGISELESKYVGDTAKNIASAFKAATAENALLFFDEADTLLGARLSSVTQGIDNEINAMRSTLLIELERFNGIVVFATNFAKNYDSAFVSRIRYHIEFKLPDFEGRKQLWNRLLVIGVPLEEERALIIERAAAASDGLSGREIRTVLRTAFPRALVENPKEPKVLWAHLESAIADVRTANRNVGKHQQDRTTASSNASAEAGRRLLGVGD; encoded by the coding sequence ATGAGCACTGAACCTGAAACCACCGAAACCAATTCTCCTTACGAATTGCGAGTTGCCCGGATCACGCTCGAAACGGAAGTTGTACTTGCACCGGAAACACGCAGAATGTTTGATGAGGCAATTGGAGCCATGCGTCATCACAAGACGATTTACACCGACTGGGGCTTTGGTGCTGTGGACCCGATGGGGCGCAACATGATTCTCAATTTTTACGGTTTACCTGGCACTGGAAAAACGCTTGCAGCTGAGGCATTGGCAGGCACGCTGAAACGCCCATACATTCACATTGGAATTTCTGAGCTCGAAAGCAAATACGTAGGTGACACGGCAAAAAACATCGCCAGTGCATTCAAGGCTGCAACTGCAGAAAATGCTTTGCTCTTTTTTGACGAGGCCGATACTTTGCTGGGTGCGCGGCTATCGTCAGTTACGCAGGGCATCGACAACGAAATTAATGCCATGCGCTCCACCCTGCTCATTGAACTGGAACGCTTCAATGGCATTGTGGTTTTTGCCACCAACTTTGCCAAGAACTACGACAGCGCTTTTGTCAGCCGCATCCGTTATCACATCGAGTTCAAATTGCCGGATTTTGAAGGACGCAAGCAACTTTGGAATCGTTTGCTGGTGATTGGTGTGCCTCTAGAGGAGGAACGTGCTCTCATCATTGAACGTGCCGCTGCTGCATCGGATGGGTTATCAGGGCGCGAAATTCGTACCGTGTTGCGCACAGCCTTTCCCCGTGCTTTGGTTGAAAACCCAAAGGAACCAAAGGTACTTTGGGCGCATTTGGAAAGTGCCATTGCGGATGTACGCACCGCAAATCGAAATGTTGGCAAGCACCAGCAGGATCGTACAACTGCCAGCAGTAATGCAAGCGCGGAGGCTGGGAGGCGACTTTTAGGGGTTGGGGATTGA
- a CDS encoding OmpA/MotB family protein, with product MKDKPSEWIAISDLMAGVMAVVMLMLVVSVLQKNASEIAYKEELAKAKESKNDPVTKMMKTLNTMIQTQSATEFISLDTRTNRMTLRDGVFERGSACLKPEARTAVESVQKYLEDFLRENSTARIFVEGYTDNLPVKNPVIDYQRFCTVYDDNFTLSAARAREARRYLIGSLDQNAARRIVVAGYGESKPLFGLDPADPKNRRVEVLFTIEQEAKSETMAN from the coding sequence ATGAAAGATAAACCCAGCGAATGGATTGCAATATCCGACTTGATGGCGGGTGTGATGGCTGTTGTTATGCTGATGCTGGTGGTTTCTGTGCTTCAGAAGAATGCTAGCGAAATTGCCTATAAAGAGGAGCTTGCCAAGGCGAAAGAATCAAAAAATGACCCTGTTACTAAGATGATGAAGACTTTGAACACGATGATTCAAACCCAAAGTGCAACAGAGTTTATTTCTCTTGACACGCGCACCAATCGAATGACGTTGCGCGATGGTGTTTTTGAGCGCGGGAGTGCGTGCCTCAAGCCAGAGGCACGGACAGCCGTTGAGTCTGTGCAAAAGTATTTGGAAGACTTCTTAAGAGAAAATTCAACAGCAAGAATCTTCGTGGAAGGTTATACAGACAATCTACCCGTTAAAAATCCAGTAATTGACTATCAGCGTTTTTGCACGGTATATGACGACAACTTCACCCTTTCGGCTGCACGTGCACGTGAAGCACGGCGATATTTGATTGGCTCTTTGGATCAGAATGCAGCACGACGCATTGTGGTGGCTGGTTATGGTGAGTCAAAACCTTTATTTGGCTTAGACCCCGCAGATCCGAAAAATAGGCGCGTAGAAGTGTTATTTACGATTGAACAAGAAGCCAAGTCAGAAACAATGGCCAATTGA